A part of Candidatus Zixiibacteriota bacterium genomic DNA contains:
- a CDS encoding AAA family ATPase: MYISRLEISNFKKATSNNPIIIELKNGLNLLIGENNIGKTTIVEALVICLNYGSSDKNVWLSEADFHDPTKPISIGIEFSGLNDAQQAAFLEALILDGEHGKHKLRFDFNFNLRGTKIQPQVKCGETGDTTNPYDILAYLRAIFLPALRDVSSEFKPGYRSRVGNILKKNLDDEGVEFESIFQKANREALALQGDENPVLKLEKNTNPNIDKLTLRGDDNKIKLNFVDQEFTKILSNIRMTCAAKGLDISTNGLGYNNLIFISTVLTELKYDEVLTPHKFSCLIIEEPEAHLHPQLQSLLLEFLQNEYKDIQVILTSHSPTLASVVDLNNINILCRNADNVKSLLLQNASIQESNKLFLQLFLDVTKSQLFFARSIIFVEGITEAILLKSFWDYMYRDPNDSFEKQGIEIVNIQGVSFSRYIDLVSNVFSESNVKSVIITDDDRGTGRDCPNDMRFTRDGNLRDTSEIISIFDSAPISARAAGLKSEVDTLRAQNKRIALFMARKTLEVELGMANMVFRHRLGQLLDTTFDTTSDKELGIEVWKCVVSSSSKSDFADKLVAVIQEDIKNIRFSLAVPKYIRDAFEYITND; this comes from the coding sequence ATGTATATCTCAAGACTTGAAATATCCAATTTTAAAAAGGCCACCAGTAATAATCCAATAATAATTGAACTAAAGAACGGATTAAATTTACTCATTGGTGAAAATAACATTGGAAAAACCACTATAGTAGAAGCGTTGGTTATTTGCCTGAATTATGGAAGCTCAGATAAGAATGTATGGCTTTCTGAGGCTGATTTTCACGATCCAACGAAGCCAATTAGTATCGGAATAGAGTTCTCGGGCCTGAATGATGCTCAGCAGGCAGCATTTCTTGAGGCGTTGATTCTTGACGGGGAACATGGCAAGCATAAGCTCAGGTTTGATTTCAACTTCAACCTCCGAGGTACGAAAATACAGCCACAGGTCAAGTGCGGTGAGACCGGCGACACAACAAACCCATATGATATTCTAGCTTATCTAAGGGCTATATTTCTTCCTGCATTGAGGGATGTTAGTTCCGAATTCAAACCGGGCTACCGCAGCCGTGTTGGTAATATTCTTAAGAAAAATCTGGATGATGAAGGTGTAGAGTTCGAATCAATATTCCAAAAAGCCAACCGGGAAGCATTGGCCTTGCAGGGCGATGAGAACCCTGTACTTAAGCTTGAGAAGAATACAAATCCGAATATTGATAAACTCACACTGCGCGGTGATGACAATAAGATTAAGCTGAACTTCGTCGATCAAGAATTTACGAAAATTCTTTCAAATATTCGCATGACCTGCGCTGCTAAGGGTCTTGATATTAGCACAAATGGGTTGGGATATAATAATCTTATATTCATCTCAACTGTTCTGACTGAATTGAAATACGATGAAGTACTCACTCCTCACAAGTTCAGCTGTCTGATTATTGAAGAACCTGAAGCTCATTTGCACCCACAGCTTCAATCACTGCTATTAGAATTTCTTCAAAACGAATACAAAGATATTCAGGTGATTTTAACGTCGCATTCCCCGACATTGGCATCAGTTGTAGATTTGAACAATATCAATATACTTTGCAGAAACGCGGACAATGTGAAGAGTCTTCTTCTGCAAAACGCTAGTATTCAGGAATCTAATAAACTATTCCTGCAACTGTTTCTGGATGTTACTAAGTCTCAATTGTTTTTTGCTCGTTCCATAATTTTCGTGGAAGGGATTACCGAGGCAATCTTGTTGAAGTCATTCTGGGATTATATGTATCGTGATCCTAATGATAGCTTTGAGAAACAAGGGATCGAGATAGTTAATATTCAAGGCGTGTCATTTAGCAGATATATCGATCTTGTGAGCAATGTGTTCAGCGAATCGAACGTCAAGTCTGTAATCATTACGGATGATGATCGCGGAACAGGCAGAGATTGTCCGAATGATATGCGTTTTACAAGGGATGGTAATTTACGGGATACATCGGAGATCATTTCTATTTTCGATAGTGCCCCAATATCTGCAAGGGCGGCCGGGCTGAAGAGTGAGGTAGATACTCTTAGAGCTCAAAACAAGCGAATTGCATTATTTATGGCAAGGAAGACTCTTGAAGTTGAACTGGGCATGGCGAATATGGTCTTTAGGCACAGGTTAGGACAATTGCTTGATACTACATTTGACACTACAAGTGATAAAGAGCTTGGTATTGAAGTATGGAAATGTGTAGTATCAAGCTCAAGCAAATCTGATTTTGCGGACAAGCTGGTTGCCGTTATTCAGGAAGACATAAAGAACATCCGATTTTCATTGGCTGTACCGAAGTATATCCGGGATGCATTTGAGTATATCACGAATGATTGA
- the hemL gene encoding glutamate-1-semialdehyde 2,1-aminomutase yields MKSFEVSKKLYGEARQCLSGGVNSPVRAFKAVGGTPLYIERGDGAYIFDIDGNRYLDFCCSWGPLILGHAHPEVVKAISEMAAKGTSFGTTHQNEILLAKRIKALCLHMELMRFVSSGTEAVMSAIRLARAFTKRNKVIKFTGCYHGHSDYLLASAGSGVVTLGIPASAGVPKDFTKHTLVIPLNDPDAVGTVFKKHGPDIAAVIIEPIPANNGLLLQKREFLELLRDITRKSGALLIFDEVISGFRVGPGGAAEYYKIKPDLATYGKVVGGGLPVGAFGGRAEIMNLLAPDGPVYQAGTLSGNPLALAAGIATLKYLSDNSGWETLEKNSDRFVAKLRSGLESEPVNVVSIGSIFWINLQAETATKAEQVKSENSQKFARVFQAALQAGIYLAPSAYEVGFVSTAHTPDDLDWAAGQLARIIKENGR; encoded by the coding sequence ATGAAATCATTTGAAGTTTCTAAAAAACTATATGGTGAAGCCCGGCAGTGCCTTAGCGGCGGCGTTAATTCTCCTGTCAGGGCCTTCAAGGCTGTTGGCGGTACGCCTCTTTATATTGAGCGGGGCGACGGTGCCTATATTTTTGATATTGACGGTAACAGGTATCTGGATTTCTGCTGTTCATGGGGGCCGCTGATCCTTGGTCATGCTCACCCTGAAGTCGTAAAAGCAATTTCGGAAATGGCCGCCAAAGGGACCAGTTTTGGGACGACTCATCAAAACGAAATCCTTCTGGCCAAAAGAATCAAGGCGCTTTGCCTGCATATGGAGTTAATGCGATTTGTCTCCTCGGGAACCGAGGCGGTGATGTCGGCGATTCGATTGGCGAGGGCGTTCACCAAAAGGAATAAGGTTATCAAATTCACCGGCTGTTACCACGGGCATTCCGATTATTTGCTGGCTTCGGCCGGGTCGGGAGTGGTGACTCTGGGAATTCCGGCTTCGGCGGGAGTGCCAAAAGATTTCACCAAACACACCCTGGTAATTCCGCTTAATGATCCCGACGCGGTCGGGACGGTGTTCAAAAAGCATGGGCCGGATATCGCGGCGGTGATAATCGAGCCGATTCCGGCCAACAACGGGTTGCTATTACAGAAGCGGGAATTTCTTGAGCTTCTGCGGGACATTACCCGGAAAAGCGGAGCGCTTTTGATATTCGACGAGGTCATCTCCGGATTTCGGGTGGGGCCGGGCGGGGCGGCCGAATATTATAAAATAAAACCGGATCTGGCCACCTATGGCAAAGTGGTCGGCGGCGGATTGCCGGTGGGGGCGTTCGGCGGCCGGGCCGAAATTATGAATCTTCTGGCCCCCGATGGTCCTGTTTACCAGGCCGGGACATTGTCGGGTAATCCGCTGGCGCTGGCGGCCGGGATAGCCACCCTGAAATACTTAAGCGACAACTCCGGCTGGGAGACGCTGGAGAAAAACAGCGATCGCTTTGTCGCCAAGCTCCGCTCCGGGCTGGAGAGCGAACCGGTCAATGTCGTCTCCATCGGCTCGATTTTCTGGATCAATCTGCAGGCCGAAACAGCCACAAAAGCCGAACAGGTCAAATCCGAAAACAGCCAAAAATTCGCCCGGGTGTTCCAGGCGGCGCTTCAGGCCGGGATATACCTGGCGCCGTCGGCCTACGAGGTCGGGTTTGTCAGCACGGCTCATACGCCCGATGATCTCGACTGGGCGGCGGGTCAATTGGCCCGAATCATAAAAGAGAACGGGCGGTAG
- the gatD gene encoding Glu-tRNA(Gln) amidotransferase subunit GatD, which yields MNDNAMKGYKGRAKEVLQSLGGRVWANVRLKTTKGDFEGVILPRSETADGDHIVLKLKTGYNIGIRADSINEIIETGYKEAIYKIPEKEFPFSPDKPNVTLLGTGGTIASRLDYRTGAVIPAFTPGELYGAVPELADICNLETLKLFGVFSENMGPEQWKTLAVEIGRQIEKGVKGIVIGHGTDTMHHTASILSYMVQNSPVPIVMVGSQRSSDRPSSDAAFNLRCACYTAGHSDIAEIMVCMFGPTSDEYNLLHRGTRVRKMHSSYRSTFRTIGDVPIAMVTPEKFTPIKHDYKKRRDDRQVDIRAVFEEMVSIVYYYPNMRPDIIEALIDNGYKGIVIAGTGLGHVNKPLYPALKKAHESGIAVFMTVQTLWGYVQMYVYDTGRDMMELGVIPAGNMLPEAAYTKLGWVLAQTCEPEKVKEMMLTPIAGEITEREPFDGYLIFQGGIPEVEQFISRFHR from the coding sequence ATGAATGATAATGCCATGAAAGGATATAAAGGACGGGCCAAAGAAGTCCTCCAGTCACTCGGCGGACGGGTCTGGGCCAATGTCCGGCTCAAAACCACCAAAGGCGATTTCGAGGGGGTTATCCTCCCGCGCTCCGAGACCGCCGATGGCGACCATATCGTCCTCAAACTCAAAACCGGCTACAATATCGGGATCCGGGCCGACAGTATCAACGAAATCATCGAGACCGGCTATAAAGAAGCTATCTATAAAATCCCCGAAAAGGAATTTCCCTTCTCGCCGGATAAACCCAATGTCACCCTGCTCGGCACCGGCGGCACCATCGCCTCCCGGCTCGATTACCGCACCGGCGCCGTCATCCCGGCCTTCACCCCGGGCGAGCTCTACGGTGCTGTCCCGGAACTGGCCGATATCTGCAACCTCGAAACCCTCAAACTGTTCGGCGTCTTCTCGGAAAATATGGGCCCCGAACAATGGAAAACCCTGGCTGTCGAAATCGGCCGCCAGATCGAAAAAGGGGTCAAGGGAATCGTCATCGGCCACGGTACCGACACCATGCATCATACCGCCTCGATCCTGTCCTACATGGTCCAGAACAGCCCGGTTCCGATCGTCATGGTCGGTTCCCAGCGCTCCTCGGACCGCCCCTCGTCCGATGCCGCCTTCAACCTCCGGTGCGCCTGTTACACCGCCGGCCATTCCGATATCGCCGAAATCATGGTTTGCATGTTCGGGCCGACTTCCGATGAATACAACCTCCTCCACCGCGGCACGCGGGTGAGGAAAATGCACTCCTCCTACCGCTCGACCTTCCGCACTATCGGCGATGTGCCGATTGCGATGGTTACCCCGGAGAAATTCACACCCATCAAGCATGATTACAAAAAGCGCCGCGATGACCGCCAGGTCGATATCCGGGCGGTTTTCGAGGAAATGGTCTCGATTGTCTATTATTATCCCAATATGCGCCCCGATATAATTGAAGCGTTGATCGACAACGGCTACAAGGGGATCGTTATCGCCGGAACCGGATTGGGTCATGTCAACAAGCCGCTCTATCCGGCTCTCAAGAAAGCCCACGAATCCGGCATCGCCGTCTTTATGACGGTGCAGACTCTGTGGGGCTATGTGCAGATGTATGTTTACGATACCGGCCGCGATATGATGGAACTGGGAGTTATTCCGGCCGGGAATATGCTCCCCGAGGCCGCCTATACCAAACTCGGCTGGGTGCTGGCCCAGACATGCGAACCGGAAAAAGTCAAAGAGATGATGTTGACCCCGATCGCCGGTGAAATCACCGAGCGTGAACCGTTCGATGGTTACCTGATTTTCCAGGGAGGCATCCCCGAGGTGGAGCAGTTCATCAGCCGTTTCCACCGCTGA
- the mfd gene encoding transcription-repair coupling factor, whose translation MNSVTIKKDSRIKSILDRFGNTPPFTELVNRIGSSIEKEISITGLAGSSPAVLLANTVEQTGRPVMAVISSPEEAEALYEDLRFLLGDEAVSHFPSLQSPPFEFRPPSAEIVGSRLSTIARLKNNGTKIVVAPVAAVIEPTIAVEDFEKNSLMVRIGDEIDIQKFAVKLIAMGFRRVALVEEVGDFALRGGLIDFFSPGLEYPVRVEFFGDEVETIRRFEVSSQRTTARLEAVELLPRREVTITQETVERYISGMPERDGDLIRARYINDPELPGLEWLAVTFGVETGCLLDYLPPRPLYFINGVGNLTGTIEEIMTDAERRYVRIRERLEQPPTVSEYFRNRDKLEGYLAAEQKIDWLPFKGGREHIIDFQCREHPALGSRLDLLAATIGDFEQLGIEYFIAADNPGQAARLNELLTDKLETETPLPIEVANLKGGFVSSGNRIAILTDHQIFGRHYRRTKRRKFKEGVAIQSYTSLIDGDYVVHTDFGIAQYKGLQTIAVDGRSRDCLLLNYFGGDKLYVPIEEFNRVSKYSGKDAAPKLSALGGTGWEKIKERTKKAIADMAEELIKIYAERKTRPGFAFGPDTTWMRQLEASFPHDETEDQLKAIEDIKRDMESAMPMDRLVCGDVGYGKTEVAIRAAFKAIEAGKQVAILVPTTILAQQHLNTFSQRLAGFPVRVEMLSRFKTRKEQLEIVKELAEGKVDVVIGTHRLLSKDVQFRDLGLLVIDEEQRFGVRHKEKLRKIKTTVDTLAMTATPIPRTLQMSLMGARDMSLINTSPKDRWPILTQITEFEPEAIAEAILHEVDRGGQIYFVHNRVQTIEAMYRYLKKILPQIEIAVAHGQMHEKSLEGIMLAFLSGRFQVLLSTSIIESGLDIPSVNTIIINRADRFGLAQLYQLRGRVGRSSVHARAFLLTPQYKLLTNDARKRLRAIEAHADLGSGFALAMKDLEIRGAGNILGAQQSGFIEEVGFDLYAKMLEEAVAELKGQEVPRMPDTKIEAEVELMIPEHYIDIRQQKVEIYQKIAGARSLDEIEKIRDDVEDRFGKPPVEVNNLFEAAAVRISAFAHDIERIRIKSGRVEFMFNCRKRFERKEVENWRRAVEYPMEFALAEGAIIRVDLSQVDKNSRLACLRTLLNRV comes from the coding sequence ATGAACAGCGTCACGATTAAAAAAGACAGCCGGATAAAGTCAATCCTGGATAGGTTCGGTAATACGCCCCCCTTTACGGAACTGGTCAACCGGATCGGCAGTAGTATCGAAAAAGAAATAAGTATCACCGGGCTGGCGGGTTCATCGCCGGCGGTCCTCCTGGCCAACACGGTCGAGCAGACCGGGCGGCCGGTGATGGCGGTGATTTCATCACCGGAGGAAGCGGAGGCACTTTACGAGGATTTGCGGTTTTTGCTGGGTGATGAGGCGGTCAGCCATTTCCCGTCGCTACAGTCGCCGCCGTTCGAATTCCGGCCTCCCTCGGCCGAGATAGTCGGCAGCCGGTTATCGACCATAGCCCGCCTGAAAAACAACGGGACGAAAATAGTGGTGGCGCCGGTGGCGGCGGTGATCGAGCCGACGATTGCGGTCGAGGATTTCGAGAAGAACAGCCTGATGGTGCGGATCGGCGATGAGATCGATATCCAGAAATTCGCCGTCAAGTTGATCGCGATGGGATTTCGGAGAGTGGCGCTGGTGGAGGAGGTCGGCGATTTTGCGCTTCGGGGCGGGCTGATCGATTTCTTCTCCCCCGGCCTGGAGTACCCGGTGCGGGTGGAATTTTTCGGCGACGAGGTCGAGACGATCCGGCGGTTCGAGGTTTCCTCGCAGAGGACTACGGCCCGTCTGGAAGCAGTGGAGCTTCTCCCCCGCCGCGAGGTGACGATCACGCAGGAGACGGTGGAGCGGTATATATCCGGGATGCCGGAACGGGACGGGGATTTGATCCGGGCGCGGTATATCAACGACCCGGAGTTGCCGGGACTGGAATGGCTGGCGGTAACATTCGGGGTGGAGACGGGTTGCCTGCTGGATTATTTGCCGCCAAGACCGCTCTATTTTATAAACGGGGTCGGGAATCTGACCGGGACGATCGAGGAAATCATGACCGATGCTGAGCGGCGCTATGTACGGATTCGGGAACGGCTGGAACAGCCGCCGACAGTATCAGAATATTTCCGCAACCGGGACAAACTCGAAGGGTATCTGGCGGCGGAACAGAAGATCGACTGGTTACCGTTCAAGGGCGGCCGGGAACATATTATCGATTTTCAATGCCGGGAACATCCGGCGCTGGGATCGCGGCTGGATTTGCTGGCGGCGACGATCGGGGATTTCGAACAGTTGGGGATCGAGTATTTTATTGCGGCGGACAATCCCGGGCAGGCTGCCCGCCTGAATGAACTCCTGACCGACAAGCTGGAAACCGAGACACCGCTTCCGATCGAGGTGGCCAATCTCAAAGGGGGATTCGTCTCCTCGGGCAACCGGATCGCGATCCTTACCGACCACCAGATTTTCGGCCGTCATTACCGCCGCACCAAACGCAGAAAATTCAAAGAAGGGGTGGCGATCCAGAGTTACACCAGCCTGATCGACGGCGATTACGTGGTGCATACCGATTTCGGGATTGCGCAGTACAAGGGGTTGCAGACGATCGCGGTGGACGGACGGTCGCGGGATTGCCTGTTGCTGAATTATTTCGGCGGGGACAAGCTGTATGTGCCGATCGAGGAATTTAACCGGGTGTCGAAGTATTCCGGGAAGGATGCCGCCCCGAAACTTTCGGCCCTGGGCGGAACGGGCTGGGAGAAAATCAAGGAGCGGACCAAAAAGGCGATTGCCGATATGGCCGAGGAGCTGATCAAGATTTATGCCGAGCGGAAAACGCGCCCGGGATTTGCCTTCGGACCCGATACCACTTGGATGAGGCAACTGGAGGCCTCGTTCCCGCACGATGAGACCGAGGACCAGTTGAAAGCGATCGAGGATATCAAGCGGGATATGGAGAGCGCGATGCCAATGGACCGGCTGGTATGCGGTGATGTGGGGTACGGCAAGACCGAGGTGGCGATTCGGGCGGCTTTCAAGGCAATCGAGGCCGGCAAACAGGTGGCGATTCTGGTGCCGACGACAATCCTGGCGCAACAACATCTGAACACCTTCTCACAGAGGCTGGCGGGATTTCCGGTCCGGGTGGAGATGCTCTCCAGGTTCAAGACGCGGAAAGAGCAACTGGAAATCGTTAAGGAGCTGGCCGAGGGGAAAGTCGATGTGGTGATCGGAACGCATCGGCTGTTATCTAAGGACGTGCAGTTTCGGGACCTGGGACTGCTGGTGATCGACGAGGAGCAGCGGTTCGGGGTCAGGCACAAGGAGAAACTGAGGAAGATCAAGACGACGGTGGACACGCTGGCGATGACGGCAACACCGATACCACGGACGTTGCAGATGTCTTTGATGGGGGCGCGGGATATGTCGCTGATCAACACCTCGCCCAAAGACCGCTGGCCGATATTGACGCAGATCACGGAGTTCGAACCGGAAGCTATCGCCGAGGCGATACTGCATGAGGTGGACCGGGGCGGGCAGATTTATTTCGTGCACAACCGGGTGCAAACCATCGAGGCGATGTACCGTTACCTGAAGAAAATCCTGCCGCAGATCGAGATCGCGGTGGCCCACGGGCAGATGCACGAGAAATCGCTCGAAGGGATCATGCTGGCTTTTTTGTCGGGCCGGTTCCAGGTTTTGCTGTCGACCTCCATTATCGAATCGGGACTGGATATCCCGTCGGTGAACACGATTATCATCAACCGCGCCGACCGGTTCGGGCTGGCGCAGTTGTACCAGTTGCGCGGCCGGGTGGGACGATCATCGGTGCATGCGCGGGCGTTCCTTTTGACACCGCAGTACAAGTTGCTGACCAACGACGCCCGCAAACGGCTTCGGGCGATCGAGGCTCATGCCGACCTGGGATCCGGTTTCGCGCTGGCCATGAAAGACCTCGAGATACGCGGGGCCGGGAATATTCTCGGGGCCCAGCAGTCGGGGTTTATCGAGGAGGTCGGGTTCGACCTGTATGCCAAAATGCTCGAGGAGGCGGTAGCCGAGCTGAAAGGCCAGGAGGTACCGCGGATGCCGGATACCAAGATCGAGGCCGAAGTGGAACTGATGATACCGGAGCATTATATCGATATTCGGCAACAGAAGGTCGAGATTTACCAGAAGATCGCGGGGGCGCGGTCGCTGGATGAGATCGAAAAGATTCGCGATGATGTCGAGGACCGGTTCGGCAAACCGCCGGTCGAGGTGAACAACTTGTTCGAGGCGGCGGCGGTGCGGATTTCGGCCTTTGCGCATGATATCGAGCGGATCAGGATCAAATCCGGGCGGGTGGAGTTTATGTTTAATTGCCGGAAGAGGTTTGAGCGCAAGGAGGTGGAGAACTGGCGCCGGGCGGTGGAGTATCCGATGGAGTTTGCGCTGGCCGAGGGGGCGATTATCCGGGTGGATTTATCGCAGGTGGATAAAAACAGCCGCCTGGCCTGCCTCCGGACACTGCTGAACCGGGTGTGA
- a CDS encoding ATP-dependent helicase: MIELTTSQQAAVNAEGLIVLTACPGSGKTTVVAHRLRHLMEKRQLREYQGIAVLSFTNVAKDSIRQMYYELTGDQVKGPHFVGTIDSFLNGFVIRVTGHRLLEKKTQKVIILDVNSLWIDDRFPKLKQFGLSGQNICHDCSGNVIYQQKNKTISAEAQQYLVVVKRELRKGNIITQGDVSYYCLEILRSFPGFTKALCNRFPFIIVDEAQDCSETQMAIIDELKRQGHSEIMLLGDPYQSIYEWRDANPELIIAKDQDGDWQSLSITETQRCGESICQFLNKFHNARSITQDTNRTEISDAEVIARQADDFNNALAEFVAYARDKGIMIGPDNVAILYGGHRSVANIRKSKIKETDLFAVENSDIQALPLRAKIHFDRAEYKQAYECLLRFLYFSSKGERVKSSRQLHDHKLGDLDSKWLIWSTCKRLPSLELSLLEWIREVNVVLNEATSEIGCRACELKKKRNQADLNNLNKDLLIEADEAEVREITIQNIHQIKGRTFDAVMIYVDSGRGRWKLTVSKIKESLTQHDLFGSDHLDDTRCFYVAASRARKVLWICSKDKAIETIFQPSKPGAPRS, encoded by the coding sequence ATGATTGAACTTACAACCAGTCAGCAGGCCGCGGTTAATGCCGAGGGGCTTATTGTTTTGACCGCTTGCCCAGGGAGTGGCAAGACAACAGTCGTTGCGCATAGGTTGCGGCATTTAATGGAAAAAAGACAATTGAGGGAATACCAAGGTATTGCCGTTTTATCCTTTACAAATGTAGCCAAAGACTCCATTAGACAAATGTATTATGAATTGACTGGCGATCAGGTAAAGGGACCTCACTTCGTTGGAACAATAGATAGCTTTCTCAATGGATTTGTGATTCGCGTCACAGGTCACCGGCTACTAGAAAAGAAGACGCAGAAGGTTATCATACTGGACGTAAATTCATTATGGATTGATGACCGATTCCCGAAATTAAAGCAGTTTGGTTTAAGTGGCCAGAATATTTGCCACGATTGCTCTGGAAATGTGATATATCAACAGAAGAACAAGACAATAAGTGCAGAAGCTCAGCAGTATTTGGTAGTTGTAAAACGAGAACTCAGGAAAGGAAATATTATCACTCAAGGGGATGTCAGCTACTATTGCCTTGAGATTCTTAGGTCATTCCCTGGTTTTACAAAAGCGCTATGCAATCGCTTTCCATTTATCATTGTCGATGAAGCGCAGGATTGCTCTGAAACGCAAATGGCGATAATTGATGAATTGAAGAGACAAGGGCACTCTGAAATCATGCTGTTAGGTGACCCATATCAGTCTATTTATGAGTGGAGAGATGCCAATCCAGAGTTAATTATCGCAAAAGACCAAGACGGCGATTGGCAGTCACTCAGTATCACGGAAACCCAACGCTGTGGTGAAAGCATTTGTCAATTCCTCAATAAGTTCCATAATGCTCGATCAATAACTCAGGATACTAATCGGACGGAAATAAGTGACGCCGAAGTGATTGCCCGGCAAGCAGACGATTTTAACAATGCTTTGGCTGAGTTCGTTGCCTATGCAAGAGACAAAGGTATTATGATTGGACCCGATAATGTGGCTATTCTCTATGGTGGGCATAGGTCAGTTGCAAATATTCGGAAAAGTAAGATCAAAGAGACTGATTTGTTTGCTGTAGAAAACTCAGATATTCAAGCATTGCCTCTAAGGGCGAAAATACACTTCGATAGAGCAGAATATAAACAGGCATACGAATGTCTTCTTAGATTCCTCTATTTCTCTTCAAAAGGCGAACGGGTTAAATCTTCAAGGCAATTGCATGACCATAAACTTGGTGATCTTGACAGCAAATGGCTAATCTGGTCTACCTGCAAGAGACTACCTTCGCTAGAGTTATCACTTCTCGAATGGATTAGAGAGGTAAACGTAGTGCTAAATGAAGCTACCTCAGAAATCGGTTGTCGGGCATGTGAACTTAAGAAGAAACGCAATCAGGCAGACCTTAACAACTTGAATAAAGATTTGCTAATAGAAGCAGATGAGGCTGAAGTTAGGGAGATCACAATTCAAAACATCCATCAAATCAAGGGTAGAACGTTTGATGCGGTTATGATATACGTTGACAGCGGTCGGGGTAGGTGGAAGCTGACTGTCAGTAAAATAAAGGAAAGCCTTACACAGCATGACCTTTTTGGCTCCGACCATCTAGATGATACAAGATGTTTCTATGTTGCTGCATCGAGGGCAAGAAAAGTGCTTTGGATTTGTAGTAAAGATAAAGCCATCGAGACAATTTTTCAGCCAAGTAAACCAGGAGCCCCGCGCTCCTGA